The DNA sequence GCGAACACTGCGCGCGTGACGGCGGTGATCGTGCTCGCGTCCCTCCTCGTGCTCACGACGCGGGTGTCGGACCTGCTGGATACGATCGAGAAGGCGATTGGACCGCTCTCGTTGCTTCGGATCGACCCGGCGCGCACGGCGCTGCTGCTGACGGTGACGCTCAGCACGGTGCCGGTGCTCGCGGGGCTTGCGAAGCAGGTGAGAGAGGCGCAGCGGGCTCGCGGCGGACGCGCGGGGTTGCGGGCGTTCGCCGTGCCGTTCCTAGTGGTGGCGTTCAAGCACGCGGACGAGCTCGGGGATGCGTTGACGGCGAGAGGAGTGCGGTGAGCGGGGGGACACGGGTGAGCGGGGGGCAGGCGCGCGGGGTCGGCGGCGGAGTCGCGGCGGGCGGCGGTATCCGGGTGCTCGGTGCGGTCGTGGATGACCAGACGCGGTGCACGCACTACCGGACGGAGCTCGACGTCATCGCGATCCGCTTCGCCTGCTGCGGCGAGTACTACCCGTGTCACGCGTGCCACGCGGAAGCGGCCGGCCACCCGGCGCGGCAGTGGCCCGTCGAGGACCGCGGCGAGAAGGCGGTGCTCTGCGGCGTGTGCCGGACCGAACTCACGATCGAGCGCTACCTCGGCGTGGACGCCTGTCCGGCGTGCGGTGCGGCCTTCAACCCGGGGTGCAAGCTGCATACCGGGCTCTACTTCGAGGAGTGACGGGGGCGGAGGTTGCGCCTGCGCCTCCGCTGCCGGGGCTCGAGGTGCGGTTGCTGGTTCGGGCTCCGTCTTGGGCGGTGCGGCCGCGTGAGCGGTCACACATGGCCCCCGGTGTCGCGTCGCCGCGCTGCCGCGGCTGTCTGGCGGCGTGAACGGTCACCAATGGCCCCTTCAGCCTCGTCATGACGCCGCGAGGGGGCCACAGGTGACGGTTCAACCGTTCAACGGAGCGGGAGGCTGTGGATAAGCCACCCCCAGAGGGGCAGCCGGGCGGACGAGCCGCGAACCGCGCCGCAACGTCTCGGCCGTCGCCTCAACCGAGCTCGCCGGCCGTCCTCTGGGCCGTCGCATCAACCGAGCTCGCCGGCCTGCGGCCCGGCCGCCTACCTCCTTGCCTGCGCGATCACCCGCCTGAACGGTCACTTGTGGCCCCCTCACCCTCGCCCGGGCGCCCTGACGGGGCCATTAGTGACGGGTCGACCGTTCAACAGCGCGGGAGGCTGTGGATACGCCGCGCCCGAGGAGCAGCCGGGCGGACGAGCCGCGAACCGCGCCGCAACGTCTCGGCCGTCCGCTCAATCGAGCTCGGCGGCCCTCCCCTCGGTCGGCGCCCGGCCTCCACCTCTTCCTGCACGGTCGCGCGCCTGAACGGTCGCTAATGGCCCCCTCACCCTCGTCCGGAAGCCCTGAGGGGGCCATTAGTGACGGTTCAACTGTTCAACAGCGCAGGAGGCTGTGGATAAGCCACCCCCAGAGGGGCAGCCGGGCGGACGAGCCGCGCACCGCGCCGCAACGTCTCGGCCGTCGCCTCAATCGAGCTCGCCGGCCCCTCCCCTCGGTCGGCGCCTCACCCGGGCCCGTCGACCCGCGGCCCCGCCGTCTGCCTCCTTTCCAGCGCGATCACCCGCCCGAACGGTCACCTGTGGCCCCCTCACCCTCGCCTGGACGCCCTGAGGAGGCCACAGGTGACGGTTCAACCGTTCAACGGCGCGGGAGGCTGTGGATAAGACACCCGTGGGAAGCGGTAGCGCGCCCGCTGATGAGGCTCCCGCGGGCGGCAGTCGAGCGTCCGCTGCTGGAGCGGTCGCGCAGCCCTGGACTACGCTTGCGCCCCGTGAGCGAAGAGATCCGCCGCCGTTTCGACGAGCGCGCACCGGAATACGACCGGTCCGACATGCACCGCGAACTCGCGGAGGCCGTGGCTGCGTTCATTGCGCTCGACGCCCTCCCCGCAACAACGCCCGACACCGACTCCCACGCCACCTCGCGCCCCGTCTCGCACGCCACCTTGCGCCCCGCCTCCCGCGCCGCTTCCGGCGCAGCAACCATCCTCGACGTCGGCACCGGAACCGCCCTCCTCCTCCGCGCCCTCCACCGCCGCGAGCCGCGGCTCAACCTGATCGGCGTCGACCTCTCCCCCGGCATGCTGGAGGTCGCCCGCGCGGCCCTCCCGAGCGCCGAGCTGATGGAGGGTGACGCTGCGCGCCTCCCGGTGGGCGAAGCCTCCGCCGATGTCGTCACGTGCGTGACAGCGCTGCACCTGTTCGACGACCCGGCCGCTGCGGTCGGTGAGTGGGGCCGGGTCCTCAGGCCTGGAGGGAGGGTCGTCACGGCGACCTTCACGGCGGTCGACCGGAGTCGGCACCCCTCGGCGACGGCTGACCATCACGCGCTCTTCGCCACGCCCGAACGGCTCGGCGCGCTCTTGCGACCGATCGGGCGGATCCCGCTCCGGCACGAGCACTGGAGCCACGGGGACGACACCGTCCTGATCGCCGAATTCGGACCCGCACCGGCCCGCTCGGCCACCTGACGGGACGGGCCCCAGCGGCGCCAAAGGCACCCACACCCAAACCCAAGGCACCCCGAAACCCGGGAACGCAGAACCCGAGGAACGCCGATCCCCGGAGGCCCGACCCCCAGAACGCAGAACAGCCGCCGGACCCGGGTCTCCCCGAGCCCGACGGCCGCCCCGCGGTCCGTCAGGCCAACCGTCAGTGGACCAGCGCCCACCCGATGATGCTGAGGATCGCCCCGGCGATCAGGTCGATGAGGCCCTTACCCGGACCGTGCCCGGCGTCGGCCTTCACCTTCATCGTCGCCCAGCCGAGGACGTCGTTCTGGGCGTCCTGCACCGACAGCTTGTGGTTGCCGTTGCCGAGGTCCTTCGGGAGCGTGAGCTTCAGCACGCCGTCCGCCGGGACCTGCACCCATCCGCCGCTGATGCTCTCCGCGGGCGAGTACGCCCACACCGAGACCCAGCTGCCCGCCAGCTCGGCGCCGACCGTCACGCGGATCGGGTCGCCGGGCCGGTAGGAGGCCTTGTCCGTGCTCACGAGACCCTCGAGGGCCTTCTTGAGCGCGGACTCCTTGGCCGCCTTCGGGTCCTTGGCCGGCTTCGGGTTCGACGGCGCGTCGGCCACGGAGAGCGCGACGCGGACCGTGGTCCCCGAGTCCGGTGCCGTCAGGACGAGCGTGCTCGCCCCGGCGGCGTCGGCCGGCACCGTGAAGGTCGCGGTGGCGTTCCCGGAGGCGTCGACGGGCACGCTGCCGAGTGCCGCGCCGCTGCCCGCCCAGGTGAGGTCGAGCCTGGTGTTCGCCGGGCTGCCCAGGGAGGTGAGGTTCAGCTTGGACACCGCGAACGAGACCTGCTGGCCGGGCTGGAGCGTCCCGGTGGGGACGCCGCTCACGCCGACCCCGCGCCGGGCGAAGCTCGGCGACAGCGGGCTGTTCTTCTCGATGTAGCCGATCCAGGCGTCCCGGTCGATGAGGCCCGAGTCCTTGGTGTCCTTCCCGGCCGCGAAGGCGCGGAAGTTGTCACCGCCCTGGAGGAGGAACGAGAACGAGCCGATCCGGTACGGCTTCGCCGGGTCGATGGGCTGACCGTTCACGATGATGCTCGTGATGCGGTCGCCCTCAGGCCGGCTCGCGTCGTACGTGTAGCTCACGTTCTTCGACAGGCCGAGGTTGAGGAACGGCCGGCTGGGCACGGTGCCGTCGGCGTTCCGCTGCCACTGCTGCTCGAGCGCCTCCTTGAACTGGGCGCCGGTCAGCGTCGTCGTCCAGAGGTTGTTCACGAACGGCAGCACGGCGTTCGCCTGAGCGTAGGTCACGCTCCCGTCGGTGCCGTAGAGGAGCTCAGCACGCAGGCCGCCCGGGTTGACGACGCCGATCTCAGCGCCTCCGAGGTCGGCGGGCGACAGCGTCGACAGCAGCGAGTCGGCCACCAGATTGCCGAGCGTCGACTCGCTCATCCGGTCGTCGCGCGCGCCGTTGAGGTAGGCGGTGGTGATGTCCTTCGTCACCGAGCCGACCTTCTGGTTGCCGATGGCCGCCGCGTCGGCGAGCGCCTTGTCGACGATCGTCTTCACCTGCGCCACGCGCGGGTAGGCGGCGACGAGACTCGCGTCGCTGTCGGTCGTTCGTGCGACGTTGCGAGCGGTGTGGCCGGTGACCGTGTCGGTCTCCGGGTCGACCGTCAGCGTGATCTGCCCGATGTTCTCGCCGTAGCTGCCGGTCTGGACGATCGGACGGGTCGCGCCGTCGACGCCGGGGACCGGGGCGTCCCACGCGTACACCTTGTGGGTGTGGCCGGTGAAGATCGCCGAGACCTTGGCGCTCGTCTTGGTGACGATGTCGGCGAAGGCGCCGCCGGCGGCGACCTCCTGGTCGAGCGTCGCGCCCTCGGGCGTGCCGAAGCCGGCGCCCTCGTGGTACTCGGCGACGATCACGTCTGCCTCGCCGTTGGCGGGGTCGCCGTCGGTGAGCTCGCCGGCGACGCGGTTGACCGCCTCCACCGGGTCGCCGAAGTCGAGCGTCGAGACGCCGCCGGGCGAGACCAGCGTGGGGGTCTCCTGGGTGACCGCGCCGATGACGCCGACCTTCAGCCCGTCGACCGGGAACACCGCGTACTCGGGCAGGGCCGGGTCCTTGGTGCCCTTCTTGTAGACGTTGGCGCCGAGGTAGGAGAACGCGGCGGCGTCCTTCACCCGGCCGGTGAGGTCGGTGTAGCCCCTGTCGAACTCGTGGTTGCCCACCGCGCTCGTCTTCAGCCCGAGAGCGTTCAGGACATCGAGCGTCGGGACGTCGCCCGCCGAGGCGGAGGCGAACAGGGAGGCGCCGATGTTGTCGCCTGCCGAGAGGAACAGCGTGCTGGGGTCGCCGCCCTCGGCGCGGAGCTTCTCGATCGTGCCCGCGAACTTCACCGTGTTGCTGTCGATGCGACCGTGGAAGTCGTTGATGTTCAGCAGGTTGAGGTTCACCGGGGCGGCCTTCAGCCCGAGGCCCACGACGATCGGGTCGTGGTCGCTCGACCGGTACTGGTCCGGCGCGTAGAGGTTGGTGACGTTGTAGTTGTAGCGGCTGTACTCGAGCGCCACCGACTCGCCGGAGTTGATGTTCCAGACGTCCGCGCCCGCGATCGCCTTGTCGGCGGCCGGGGAGGCGAGGACGTGGTCGAGCGAGCCGACGGTCCCGTCGAACGAGTACGTGTGCTTGGTCGTGCGGGTCGAGACCTGGTCGACGTAGCCGGCGTCCGTGAGGACCTTGATCGGGTCCTCCTTCAGGTAGGCGTTGAAGTCGCCGATCAGGAGGACCTTGTCGAGCCCGAGGGTCTTCTTGCGCTCGTCGGCGAACGCCACGAGGGCCGTCGCCTGCTTGACCCGGGAGGCGTTCGACGCGCCCTGGCCGTCGCCCTGGTCGGCGTCGGCACCGGTGCCCGAACCCTTCGACTTGAAGTGGTTCACGATGGCGATGAAGGCGTCGGAGTCCTTGGTGCCGACCTTCTTGAAGGCCTGGGCGAGCGGCTGGCGCGCGTTCGAGAACGCTGCGTCGTCGAGGATGACGGAGCCTCCGACCGGAACGGCGTTCGCCTTCTTGTAGATGAAGGCGGTGCGGATGACGTCCTCGGTGGCCGGGAGCTTCGTCGGCGACGGCACGAAGGCCCAGACCTCGCTGCCGGCCGCCGTGTTGAGCGCGGCGACGAGGGTCGAGAGGGCCGAGTCGCGGTTCTCACCGAAGCGGGCGGAGTTCTCGATCTCCTCGAGGGAGACGACGTCGGCGCCGAGGCCGTTGATCGCCGCGACGATCTTGTCCTGCTGGCGCTTGAGGTTCTCGGCGTTCGCCGCGCCGCGGGCATCGCAGCCGCTGTTCACCGTGATCGGGTTGCCGGCGCGGTCGGTGTAGAAGGTGCAGCCGCTCAGCTGGTCGCCGGTCGTCGTGAAGTAGTTCAGCACGTTGAACGTGGCGAGACGCAGGTCGCCGCCGACGTTCTCGGGCGCAGCCGTGCGGGTGTTGCCGAACGTGACCGGCTGCACGTCGGCCGCGACAGCGGGCGTGAGCTCGGACGTCGGCTGGAACTTCCACGTGCTGTTCCGGTAGTCGAGGATGACCGGCTTCGTGAACGTCACCGGCTCACCGACGCGGACCGGAGCGGTCAGCGACAGGTACGGCAGCGGCTTGGACTTGTTGGCCGCGCTCAGGAAGTTGGTCGAGGCGCCGTCGTCGAGGGTGACCGCGCGAGCCTTGTTGTCCGCGATCGCCGCGGTGTACTCGGGGGTTCCCGGACGGGCGGTCTCGGTCGGCTGCACCAGCGGCTTGTCGCCCGCGGCGAGCGCGATCTCGCCGTACTGGTTGGCGTCGTACACGTCGGTGACGGTGAAGGCGCCCTGCGGGGCGATCAGCATGCCCTCGAGGCTCTCGCGCTGCGCGTCCGTGCCCGGGAGGCCGACGGTCGCCGGCGCCGGGGCCGAGACCCCGGCCTTGTCGAGCTGCCCGACCTTCGACGCGGTGATCTCCGTGAGGCCCTGGTACTCGCTGACGGCACCGGTGACCGAGACGTAGTCGCCGATCTTCACGCCTGCGGCGGCCGAGGAGCCGAAGACGAAGACGGCGTCGGAGGCCGTGTGCGTGGCGAGGTCGACCGCACCGCCCGTCCCCGCGGTCTGCAGGTAGAAGCCGTTGAAGCCGCCGGTCGCGTACTGGGCGGTGACGAAGCCCGTGGTGGTCACGGTCTGGCCGGCCTTGGGGCTCGTGTCTCCCGTGCCCTGGATGTCGGCGATCGAGACCGCGTCGCCGGGCTGGCCGGGGTCGCCCGCGCCCGGATCCGTCCCGCCGCCGGAGCTCGCCGTGTTCTGCGGCGTGATCGAGGCGCTCAGGCTGAAGTCGGCGCTGTTGTCGTCGGTGTCTTTGAAGGAGGCGCGGACGAGCGACTTCACGTCGGTGTTGCCGGAGGGCGCTGCGGCCTTCGCGGTCTCGAAGGTGTTCGATCCGCCGTAGCCGAGCAGGTCGGCCACGGTCGCGTCGCCGGTGACGGAACCGGTCGGGAGGCTGAGCGCCGTCGGGGACTTCGCGAGGATCAGGGTGCCGGTCGTCCCGCTCGGGTTGAGCGAGGTGCTGGCGACATCGGGTGCCGGGAGGGCTGCGCCCGCCGTGCCGTTGGAGGCGCCGGAGACGAGGTAGTACCCCTTGGCGGCGATCGATCCGGTGAGCGGGACGACGCCGTTGGAGGCGCCCGTGCCTCCTGCCGACCGGTACTGGAGGCTCCACCCGGTCAGGCTGACACCCTGGTCGCCCGGGTTGTAGAGCTCGACGAACTTGTTCGTGAAGGCGGCGCCGGCGCTCCCGCCGGACAGGTACGCCTCGTTGATGACGACACCCGTGCCGTCCGTGCTGGCGAGCGCCGGCGTCGCGACGAGGGCGCCCGCGGCGAGGCCGGCCCCTGCGATCGCGGCGGCGGCGGCGCGTGCCAGCCTGCCTGCTCTGGTTGACATGGTTCTCCTGTGGTCGGTGAGGGCGGGGATGAGTCCGCCGAGCAACTTACGGTTCGCCTGAGACCGGACTGTGTCTCCTGAGTGAACGTACAGAAAACTCAAACAGGGGTAGACCGCTCATTTGAGCATCGACCGGGTGGCGGCCCGCGTGCGCCATGATGGGTCCATGCGGATCGAGGAGATCGACCACTTCCGGGCGCTGGCGGCCGAAGGGCACCCGGCGCTGGCGGCCGAGACCCTCGGGATCTCCCAGTCCACGCTCTCGCGCTCCATCGCGCGCCTGGAGGCGGAGGCCGGCGTCGAGCTCTTCGACCGGAGGCGCGGGCACCTCGAGCTGAACCAGTACGGCGAGATCCTCCTCGCCCACGCCGTCCGCGCGGAGGCGGAGCTCGAGAACGCCATGGCGCGGATCGAGGCCCTGCGCGACCCCTCGGCCGGGACCGTGTCGCTGGCCTACGTCTCCTCCTTCGGAGGGTGGTTGATCCCCCGCGTGGTCCGCGAGTACCGGGAGCTGTTCCCCGAGATCCGGTTCGTGCTCAACGGAGGCACCGCCGACACCGTGCTCGATGCCCTCCGCGAGGGCGCCGCCGACCTCGCCTTCCTGAGCCCCGACCCGCGCGACGCCGACATCGAGTGGCAGCCCCTGACGGCCGAGCGACTCGTCCTCGGCGTCCCCGAGGGGCACCCGCTGGCCGGGAGGGAGGGGGTCACCGTCGCCGACCTCGAGCCGTACGACCTCGTCGCCCTGCGCACCGGCTCGGGCCTGCGCCACATCGCGGACGCCTACTTCGCCGCCCACGGCGTCGTCATGGCGCCGGTGGTCGAGGTCACCGAGCTGGCGACCCTCCGGGGGCTCGTGCGGGACGGCGTCGGTGCCGCCCTCATCCCGGACACGCCGAGCGAACCCGGGATCGTGGCCGTCCCGCTCGCCGACGAGGCGACGCGGGTCATCGGCCTCGCCCGCAACCGCACCCGTTCAGAGTCGGCGGCGGCGGCCCAGTTCGCGAAGTTCGTCAGGGAGGAGCTGGGCCCGTTCGTCTCGGGCGCCCAGAACTCCTAGCACGAGTCGGCGAAGAGCCGTCGCGGCCGGGCCGGGTCGGCGTCGTCCAGCAGGACCGATGCTACCTCGCGGGGCGCTCCCAGGGGGTCCTTCCTCCCGGTCGTCACGAACGACCAGTCGGGGCTCCGCTCCGGGTCGTGCTCGATCCAGAGGGAGAAGTTCCAGAACGCACGGAAGCCCGGCGAGAGGAGCTCCGGCCCGGTCGCGATGAGCACACCGCCCCGCGCCCGGAACGGCACCACGACCCGCTCCCGGAACTCGTCCGGGTCGCCCCCCGCCGCGACGGCCGTCCGCTCGACGTCGTCTCCCCGCTCGCGCAGCGCGGCCTCCAGCTCGTCAGCCGCTGCGGTCGTATCCGCTTCGGCGACTCCGGTCACGGCGATCAGCCGGGGACCCCGGTCGTAATGCTGGCGGAACTCGCCCGCGATCCCGTCGTAGAAAGCGGCCCGTTCGGTGGAGGTGGTGCTCACCGCTGCTCCTCTCGTCGCGCTCTGTCGTCTGAACGAACGCTACGCGTGCGCGCGGTGTTCCGCGAGCGTACTGTCTGCGGCGTGGAGACGCACGACGCCGACCCGCGCGACGGGCGCGACGAGAGCGAGGCACAGCGCGCGGACCGGAACTGGAACGAGTTGCTGCAGGAGTTCCGCGTCTTCCAGACGGGCACGCAGATCCTCGCAGCGTTCCTTCTGACGCTGCCGTTCCAGCAGCGCTTCCAGAAGCTGAGCGCGTTCGATCAGGGCGTCTACCTGGTCCTCGTCTTCCTCGCGGTCGCGATCACGCTGCTCGCCCTGGCGCCGGTCAGCCTCCACCGACTCCTGTTCCGGCAGAAGGCGAAGACCGAGCTGGTGGGCATCGGCAACGCCCTGCTGATCGTGTGCCTGGCCGCCGCCTCCCTGCTGTTCACCGGGATCGTGCTGTTCATCGTCGACTTCCTCCTCTCGCCGACGGCCGGGTTCATCGCCGCGGGATGCGTGTTCCTGCTCCTCCTCGTCATCTGGATCGTGCTGCCGCTCGCGATCCGGGCGCGCCACGCGCATCGCAACGGCACCGCTCGGGACTCGCGCCCGGTCGGTTGAGCAACGACGCCCATCCGCGCTCAGGGCGTCGGCGCGGGAGTGGGCGTCGCGGTCGGTGCGGGCGTCGGCTCCGCCGGGGCGTCCGTCGACCCGGGCACCGCGGTGGGCGCGTCGGTCGGAGCCGGGGTGGTCCCGTCGGCCGGCGCGGGTGCCGACGTGGACCCGGACCCGGTCGCCCCTCCCGGCACCGCGGAGGACGTGGGCTCCGGCGCCGGCGTCGAGCTGGAGGCGCCGCCTCCCGCCTGCACCGGTGTCGCTCTCGGGTCCTGCTTCACGATGTCCTTGAGCTGCTGCTCGTAGGCGAGGAGCCGCGCCTGCACGTCCGAGAGCGCGAGGCCCTGCAGGTTCTTGGAGAACGACATGATCTGCGCCCAGAGCGAGGTCAGCTTGGTCATCGACGCCGCATCGAGCGGGTGATCGAGGGTGAGTACGAGCTGGTCGGCGAGTGCCGCGGTGAGGCAGTTGAGGCATCCGTAGTTGGCCGCCGCCGACAGGTTCTGCGGGACGACCACGTGCGACTGCCCGACGACCAGCACCACCTGGAACCCGACGGCCACCGTCGTGCAGCCGCTGCAGTGGGCGAAGGCGTACGCCGAGTTGGTGTTGAGGGCCTGCTGGCCATCGGTGACCCAGACGAGTGCGAAGGCGACGTCGTAGAGCACCGAGCCATCCGTGGTGTTCACGGCGAGGGCCTGGTTGTCGCCGGGCTTGGGAGGGGCGGGCTTGGTGAAGGGGAATACCCACGTCGGCGACGTCCTGTCGCGCGGGGTCAGGATCATCGCGAGCTGCGGGTGGTCCGCGGTCGGCCGAGCACCGCCTCCCGGCCAGATCGTCGTGGCGACGCCGGACGCTCCGGTCGAGAGCCGGCCGGGCTGGTAGGAGGCGGGCGCCACGATGTCCGAGATCGTCCCGCGCTCGTACGGCTGGATCGGGCGGTAGGCCTGCGGCGCCGGCCACCAGGCGAAGGCCAGGCCTCCGACGAGGGCGAGGACGAGCGCGGCCGCGGCGCCACGGCGCACCGGGCGCCCGCGGGTCCCGACCCAGAGCCGGGTCAGCCCGGTCCGCGCCAGCCGGAAGAGGATGTACAGCGTACCGAGGATCGGGAGGGCGACGGCCGCGATGAGCACGAGCTGAGCGCTGCCCGCGGCGAGGTCGCCCTTCCCGAAGGCCCCGGCGAGCGCGTGGGCGCGCTCGGCGATGGCGACGACGGCCGTCGCGATCACGCGGGGCAGCGTGAGCACCATCATCACCAGCGAGAAGAGCAGCATCGGGACGACGAAGAGCACCCACACGCAGACGACGGCGCGAGCCCACGGCTTCAGGGTCCGCGACTCGGCGCGGCGCCACCTCCAGGGCAGGAGCCCGAGGAGGGTCGGCTTGATCCGCTGGAACAGGTCGGGGACGCCGGTGATGTCGGCGAGCACGTGGTACCCGTCGAAGCGGACGGTGGGGAGGAGCTGGTGCACCATCTGGAGCAGCTGCGTCAGCGCCACGAGGAGCAGGGCGTCCCACCGGGTCGCCCACCAGATCCCGACGATCACGACCGCGACGATGGCGTTGAAGTAGAGCCCGCCCAGGTCGGTCCGGATCCGGCCGGCGCGGCCCAGGCGGTAGGAGTCGGTCACGTCGGTGAAGAACGCGGGCCAGAACAGGTAGAGCCCGGCGCCCATGCGCCCCGGGGTCGCGCCTCCGTACCGGGCAGCAGCGGCGTGGCCGAACTCGTGGAAGCCGGCGGAGAGCACCGTCACGGCCACGATCAGCAGGAGGACGCCCGGGTCCTGGAAGGCGTGATAGGTCGCGGCGGCGAGTCCCTCCACGAACAGCAGCCACCAGCAGGCGGCCAGGAAGACGCAGAGCACCGGGATGACGACCAGCGGGTGGAAGAGCTTCGAGAACGGCGCCGTGACGCGCTGGGTCACGGCCGGGTCGGTGATCTCCTTGCGGAGCCGGAGGCCGAGCAACGGGCTCGACCGCTTCACCTCGGGCTCGCTGCCGTCCGCGCGCGTGAGCAGGCCGAGCGGCCGGAGGGACGAGTCGACCAGGTGGACGACGTCCTCCGGGCGGACCAGGCGGCCCAGTCGCGCGCTGACCCGCCCGGCGATCTGCTCGACGCTGCTCTGCCCGTCCACCTCTTCGAGCGTGGCGAACAGGAGGGGCGTCAGCTGGAGCGTCTGCCCGTCGCCGCGTCGCGCCAGGGAGGGGGGCTCGCGGTAGCCCGATCCCTTCATGGCGCCGATCAGCTCGACACCCTGAGCCCGGGCCAGGACCTCCGAGGCCCGGGCGGAGGTCTGCGCGTCCGACGGGTCCGACGCGTCGCGGACCTCCGGCCCGGGATCCGGTGCGATCGTCACCGGCGGGTCACGGCTGGGTGGTCGACGTCGGCGTGGTGCCGCCCGCGGCCGGGTCGCCGATGGTCGACTGCTGGCCGGCGGTCGCGTCCGCCGAGCCGGTGATGCTCTGGTCGATCGCCGCGTCCTGGTGCGACACAGCCGCGGCCTGGCTGTCGATCGAGCCGATGTTCGCGGCCACGGAGGCGTCGATGGGTGCCGCGACGTTCGCGTTCGCGGCCACCGCGCCGTTGATCGGGGCGGCGATGTGCGCATCCGCCGCCGCGTTGATGTCGACGTTCAGCAGGTTGCCGTCGGTGAGCGAGCCCGATGAGGTGGCGGTGGGCGCCGGCGCCGGGGCCGTCGTCGTGTCGGCCGTCGGCGACATGTCGCTCACCTGGTGGGAGTTGGCCACCGCGTCGGCGGCGATGCCCTGCTGGATGCCGGCGGTCTGGTCGGCACCCGCGACGGCGGTCGAGCCGGCAGAGAGGAGGTTCGCGCTGGCCGACGCCTCGATCGGCGCGGCGACGTTGGCGTTCGCCGCGACACCGAGGTCGACCGGGGCGACCAGCCCGAGGCCGAGGTTGAGGTCGGCGTTGAGGTCGAGGATGGAGGCGACCTCCTTGTCGGGGAGCGGCGTCGCGCCTTCGGCCGCCAGCTCGTCGGCGGAGAGGGGTTCGAGGTCGGCGTTGCTCGCGTCGTTCATCTGTTGCTCCGTCTCCGGCGCACGGGGCGCCCGGTCGAATGCAGTCCCGCGATCGGTGGTGATCGCATGATCTGCGCAGTACGCGAAGGACCTTACACGCGTGATCTTCTGCGTCGAGATCGTTCACATTCGGCTTCTCTCGTGCTATGCACAGCCCTTCCGTGTAAGGTGAAGTGTCCGGCCCGGCGAAGAAGACCCCGGGTTCCGGAGTTGATCACGCGCTTCTGATCGTGCGACGCGGCGTTTCCCGCCCGCGTTTCGCGTCCGGGCTCCGCGTGCGGCCCTCCTCATCGGGGCGGAGGGAACCGCAGCCATCGACCCATCCCCCCACGACGAAGCGACCCGGCTCCTCCCGGAGCCCCCCAGACGTCCGTACCGACTCCCGGTGCGGCGACCGGAACCGATCCCTCGGTTCCCAAAAGAAGGAAAGAAGAAACGATGGCCTCAGGCACCGTCAAATGGTTCAACACGGAGAAGGGGTACGGGTTCATCGCCCCGGATGACGGCACTGCCGACGTCTTCGCCCACTTCAGTGAGATCGCGGCCGACAAGGGCGAGTTCCGCAACCTCGCCGAGAACCAGAAGGTCGAGTACGAGATCACCCGCGGACCCAAGGGTCTCCAGGCGGCGAACATCCGCCCGCTCTGACCCCCGAGAAGTGCCCGGCCCGTGCGGCCGGGCACTTCCCTTTTAAGCCGGGAGTCGAGCCCGGATGCGCCGCCCTGACGCGGGCCCTTCGGCCCTGCTCCGGCGGGGCCGCCGTCGCCAGACTCGCAGGCGTGACTCGAGACGGTTCCCGCCCCTCCATGCGCGCCTGGCGCACGACCGGTGCGCCAGGAGGGCTCGAGCTGACCGCGCTCCCCGTCCCCGTGCCGTCCGGCACGGAGCTCCTCGTCCGCGTCGAGGTCTGCGGCATCTGCCGGACGGACCTCCATGTCGTCGACCACGAGATCCCCGTGCATCGCGAGCGCGTCGTCCCAGGTCATCAGGCCGTCGGCGTCGTCGAGGGCATCGGTCCGGCGGTCACGGCCTTCGCGGCCGGGGATCGCGTCGGCGTCGCGTGGCTCCGCCGCACGTGCGGCCAGTGCGACTACTGCCGCCGCGGCGCCGAGAATCTCTGCCCGGCCTCCGAGTACACGGGATGGGACGCCGACGGCGGATTCGCCGAGTACCTGACCGTGCCCGCGGCATACGCGTACCGGCTCGACGGTGCCATCGACCCCGTCGAGACGGCTCCGCTGCTCTGCGCCGGCATCATCGGGTACCGGGCGCTGATGCGCGCCGCCCTC is a window from the Leifsonia sp. AG29 genome containing:
- a CDS encoding energy-coupling factor transporter transmembrane component T family protein; translation: MLTSYRPGSGALHRMPTGPKLLLVMVVVLGVSFLPSTWAAAGACGALPVLAYALAGLGDGAGGMRELGRQLIAVRWVIVVTAAGQLLFLPVEAAVANTARVTAVIVLASLLVLTTRVSDLLDTIEKAIGPLSLLRIDPARTALLLTVTLSTVPVLAGLAKQVREAQRARGGRAGLRAFAVPFLVVAFKHADELGDALTARGVR
- a CDS encoding CHY zinc finger protein, with amino-acid sequence MSGGTRVSGGQARGVGGGVAAGGGIRVLGAVVDDQTRCTHYRTELDVIAIRFACCGEYYPCHACHAEAAGHPARQWPVEDRGEKAVLCGVCRTELTIERYLGVDACPACGAAFNPGCKLHTGLYFEE
- a CDS encoding class I SAM-dependent methyltransferase; this translates as MSEEIRRRFDERAPEYDRSDMHRELAEAVAAFIALDALPATTPDTDSHATSRPVSHATLRPASRAASGAATILDVGTGTALLLRALHRREPRLNLIGVDLSPGMLEVARAALPSAELMEGDAARLPVGEASADVVTCVTALHLFDDPAAAVGEWGRVLRPGGRVVTATFTAVDRSRHPSATADHHALFATPERLGALLRPIGRIPLRHEHWSHGDDTVLIAEFGPAPARSAT